The window TAGACAATGAATACATTAACTGCATCGTTATTCAGATCAACCTGGCTTATCATCTTTTGTGATCCATTAAATTTAGTAAAATAACGACCATTATGTTTTTCGGCTTTAGTACAGACTGTGGGTCTTTTTGATGAATCTGTTTGAGTTGCATCACTTTCTTCATTGCTCTTATCATATATTGTCTCTACTTTTCTGCTTGCATCCATCTTTACATTTTGACCATCTGCTCTGTCGATCTGATAAACACAATTAGCATACATTCTTAGATATTCACTAACCCACAGATCGAGAAAACTATCTCTAACAATATCACCAACCTGCGATTTGATTACAACATGGTTATCTGCCGTAGCAGCCTTTACTATGAGATTTTTATTGGTTTCTACATGTCCATCAGAATTTATTAAAAGTTGAGCTTCGTCTGTGATATCTTCGTCAGAGTGACAGTCAATAGTATATTCGATTTTGTCACCATTATCATCAAGAAGATGAGTGCCATATAATATACATCATTATTTTAAGCGGAGAATGTTTTGTATTTAATCTTAAATTTGAATACTTTAACAATATTATCACTGAATTGTATACGTATGTTATCAAGATTAGTAAATAATCGATTAATATTTACTGTTATGATTCTATTTGTTGGAAAATTTAGATTATAAGTGAATATTTTATCCCCTTGAATGATTAAAAGATGATTGCTGGATGATAAATAAGTGGATTGAGAAAAAATCTTtattgaaatgatatatattgaATCAAAATTTAGAAGCGTATAAAGTGGATGTTGAAATTCACATCTTACTGATGATGTTAAAGTCCTACCCCAAATGTAAGATGGTAATATTTTATCACTTATTGATGCAGACAAACCCAAAATCTTATTACCATTCATTTTTATGGATTTCATAATCATAGATAGTAAAATCTATATCGTTTTTTGCTTCATCTTTGATTCCATAAATCACAACATAAAGAGGTAATAAATTAGGTGATAAATTATCATATCTACTCTGTGCGTTCACCTATAAACGTCTTTGAATTGATGGTGATGTACCGTCTGGTGATAAGTTTAAAATACTACGATAATATTTGTAATCAGTGTCTATTTTTATTGTATGTGATTTATGAATGTTCATATTCAGTTTTTCAAATGATATATTAAATGAATTAAATTCTGAATCATGTCGACCATCTTTTTGAAAATACGCTTCAATACACACGGTATAATTATCACTAAAATTATCACGTAACAACTTAAAGAGATTGAAATCGAATCTTCCCTTAAACAGACTTAAACcatcatttgttttttgaaccTTCAATGAAAACGCCTTTTTGTTTGATTTATGTGGAGAATCAGAATAATTGACTAAAATAACATTTCGGATATTGAAATCTTCTGTAAATTCTCCATCATCCATTGCATAGCTTAACACATTTTTCCTATTTTCATGCATGCTTATATGACTCTCTGCAAGTTTTCGGTCTGTGTATTTTTCACTATTGGTAGACGTGGTTGAAATAGCATCATTTACTTGCTTCAAAGTTATAGCGTCTTGATTATGAGTTGCATCTTTTAggttttttatttgtaaattattCATGTCAAGATTTGAAGTCATCTTGTTACTACCATCCAATCTCAAACATCTTGCAAACTGATTATCAACATAACTCTTTCGAGTTACATCAAATTGACCGCTTGGAGGACCACAATTGATGATCTTTTTCTGAGACATATTTAAATCCCCAGTTATATTTTGCGAACCGTCTCGAAGAACAACCTGATTTATATTTGGTTTGGCAGCTAGCTCAGTATCAATGTATCCTTTGTTCACTACATCAGTTGGTTGTGATCCATTTCCGACTTGCGTTATTTTGTTATAACCAAAAATCGAAATCCCCAGTTACAGAAAGTGAACCGTCTTTTTTCAAGTAATTAGCCAGCTCTGTTTTATCCGCTTTTGATACTAGACTAGTTTGTAATTGGTGTTTTGTTACAGCATCACTATTGTCAGTTCCTTCTCCAAGATTGctaattttttcaattttcatatCAATAGGATTTTGGGCTTCTATTTTACCATTATCTGTATTCAAATCAAAGTAAAAGTTATGTAGATGTAAACTGCTGACAGCATCGCTATACCCATGCCTAGCAGGAGCAATATTTTCTACACGTCTGTTATCCATATTAAGGGGTCCAGTCATTGCATTGCTTCCATCTATTTTTAATGTCTTAGAAAACTCTGAATCAACATAGCTTTTAGTGCTTGCATCATTATTTAATTGCAGTAAAGCtacatttcttaattttttattttgaatatcGTAATCACCGTCATCTGTCAGTTTGAAACCAACACCAGGCAATCCTCTTATTTGTCGTGTGAAATTGTATCTTCTGGTAATTTACCATTTGAGTAACTCATATATATTTGAGTTATATAATTGATTTATATTTTTCCATCAAAGTTCTTT of the Montipora capricornis isolate CH-2021 chromosome 7, ASM3666992v2, whole genome shotgun sequence genome contains:
- the LOC138055319 gene encoding uncharacterized protein yields the protein MSQKKIINCGPPSGQFDVTRKSYVDNQFARCLRLDGSNKMTSNLDMNNLQIKNLKDATHNQDAITLKQVNDAISTTSTNSEKYTDRKLAESHISMHENRKNVLSYAMDDGEFTEDFNIRNVILVNYSDSPHKSNKKAFSLKVQKTNDGLSLFKGRFDFNLFKLLRDNFSDNYTVCIEAYFQKDGRHDSEFNSFNISFEKLNMNIHKSHTIKIDTDYKYYRSILNLSPDGTSPSIQRRL